A region of Nitrospirota bacterium DNA encodes the following proteins:
- a CDS encoding rubrerythrin family protein, protein MSKSLKGTKSHENLKHAFAGESQANRRYLYFARRADIEGYPDIGGLFRDTSEAETGHAFGHLDFLKEVGDPVTDVPIGNTEANLKSAIEGETYEYTQMYPGMAKTAREEGFAELAEWFETLAKAERSHANRFTKGLESLKQG, encoded by the coding sequence ATGAGCAAGAGTCTCAAAGGCACCAAGAGTCATGAAAACCTGAAGCACGCCTTCGCGGGCGAGTCCCAGGCGAACCGCCGCTATCTCTATTTCGCACGGCGCGCGGACATCGAAGGCTATCCGGACATCGGCGGCCTGTTCCGCGACACTTCGGAGGCGGAGACGGGCCACGCGTTCGGCCATCTGGATTTCCTGAAAGAGGTCGGCGATCCGGTGACCGATGTGCCGATCGGCAATACGGAAGCCAACTTAAAGTCGGCCATCGAAGGCGAGACCTACGAATACACCCAGATGTATCCGGGCATGGCCAAGACCGCCCGCGAGGAAGGATTCGCCGAGCTGGCCGAATGGTTCGAAACCCTGGCGAAGGCGGAGCGGTCCCACGCCAACCGCTTCACCAAGGGATTGGAGAGCCTGAAACAGGGATAA
- a CDS encoding Fur family transcriptional regulator, which yields MTVGLGEMRKRFRERGVRMTPQRAAIYGALAGTTSHPTAEDLYREVKKIHPMISRNTVYYTLGVLREAGLVREVNYWHDRSRFDANIGLHHHLICLGCRKIEDLMDATLDRLSVRVGSRLDFEVTGHRVEFHGYCAACRRRKRPGAATHHLGHHSSAHPSVQRRRER from the coding sequence ATGACAGTCGGTCTTGGCGAGATGCGGAAGCGGTTTCGGGAACGCGGCGTGCGCATGACGCCTCAGCGGGCGGCGATCTACGGGGCGTTGGCCGGCACCACCAGCCATCCGACGGCCGAGGATCTGTATCGGGAAGTCAAAAAGATCCACCCGATGATCTCTCGGAACACGGTGTACTACACGCTCGGCGTGCTGCGCGAAGCCGGCCTCGTGCGCGAAGTCAATTATTGGCACGACCGATCCCGGTTCGACGCCAACATCGGCCTGCACCATCACCTGATCTGTCTGGGGTGCCGGAAGATCGAAGACCTCATGGATGCCACGCTCGATCGACTCTCGGTCCGGGTCGGAAGCCGGCTGGACTTCGAGGTCACGGGGCACCGGGTCGAATTTCACGGCTACTGCGCAGCGTGCCGGCGCAGGAAGAGGCCGGGCGCCGCGACTCACCATCTAGGTCATCATTCATCAGCACACCCATCTGTTCAGAGGAGGAGGGAACGATGA
- the rfbC gene encoding dTDP-4-dehydrorhamnose 3,5-epimerase, which yields MRVIPTELEGVLLIEPDVFQDARGFFMETYHATRYARAGIEGPFVQDNFSWSVRGTVRGLHYQLKQAQGKLVMVPYGAVFDVVLDIRKGSPTFGKWYGVELSAENRLQLYIPPGYAHGFCVTSDAAAFLYKCTQFYSPSDERGILWNDGSLGIAWPVAEPLLSSKDRAYKPLADMADELPVYGQTS from the coding sequence GTGCGCGTGATACCCACCGAATTGGAAGGCGTGCTGTTGATCGAGCCGGATGTCTTTCAGGATGCGCGCGGGTTCTTCATGGAGACGTACCATGCGACGCGCTATGCCCGGGCCGGCATCGAAGGTCCGTTCGTGCAGGATAACTTTTCCTGGTCCGTGCGCGGAACCGTCCGGGGCCTGCACTACCAACTCAAGCAAGCCCAGGGCAAGCTGGTCATGGTGCCGTACGGCGCGGTCTTCGACGTGGTGCTCGACATCCGCAAGGGCTCTCCCACGTTCGGCAAATGGTACGGCGTCGAGCTGTCCGCCGAGAACCGCCTCCAACTCTATATCCCGCCGGGGTATGCGCACGGATTCTGCGTGACAAGCGATGCCGCGGCTTTCCTGTACAAGTGCACGCAGTTCTATTCCCCGTCCGACGAGCGCGGCATCCTGTGGAACGACGGCAGTTTGGGGATCGCCTGGCCGGTGGCCGAGCCGCTGCTGTCGTCGAAAGATCGTGCGTACAAGCCGCTCGCCGACATGGCCGACGAATTGCCGGTGTACGGCCAAACCTCCTGA
- a CDS encoding MoaD/ThiS family protein — MVTITLMGQLQAADGERDLACEVTDPVTVRQLIQRQGRNLRDILQLMKEKKVLVTVNKRIASMDTVVHDGDAIKLVGHDGTGGSGLGPSLV; from the coding sequence ATGGTGACCATTACGCTGATGGGGCAACTCCAGGCTGCCGACGGCGAGCGCGACCTGGCCTGCGAAGTGACCGACCCCGTCACGGTGCGACAACTGATCCAGCGCCAGGGCCGGAACTTGCGGGATATCCTGCAATTGATGAAGGAAAAGAAAGTGCTGGTGACCGTCAACAAGCGGATCGCCAGCATGGACACAGTGGTCCACGACGGCGACGCCATTAAGCTGGTCGGTCACGACGGCACAGGAGGAAGCGGGTTGGGTCCCTCACTCGTCTGA